The DNA segment CAGAAGCGCCTTGCGCCAATTAGCCAATGTGTGGTCTTTATGATAGGATAGCAGAGTCCGAGCACGATCGAGCGCTTCGTTCGGCATTATGTCGACTTTTTCTTCCAACTCTTTTATCGCCTGATCGGTGCGACTGGGGAACATGAGATCGCCCAAGTCGATCCCAGCTGGCAGGTCGTGGGCAAGGTTGCTCATTTGGTCGAGTTCTGGCGGCTTGATTTGATCGAGCTTGGGTTTAATGCTCCTAAACGCCATCGATGCGGTGGAGGGGGCGGAGTCTGAGGCGCGTCCTTTCCACCGCTTTAAGACCGAGATCGCGTCGAGCGTCTCGCGGGGCTTGAGCCATAGAGGATAACCTAAAGCGCTATCCACCAGGCGAAACCCTGCGCCGACTTTGAAGATACCGTCTCGAGACGGATCGAGCGGGCTTTTGGGAACGCGCTCGTTGCTGGTGGGCAGGGCGAATTCTCTTGTCGCCTTGCGCCCGGCCAGGAGTTTTTCGACGCGCTCGCGGTCGGTTTTGTAGTCGCCCGATTCTTGGACCCAGGCGGCGTAGAACTCGAGGAAGTTGTTCAGTTGATCGTCTGCGACAGATTCATCGCGGATGGCGCTCTTGACTCTGTTCATGGCCTTGTCTTCCATCATGGACGACCATTGATTCTGAACTGTCTTTAGCGCAGCTTCGCGAAGCTGAGCGACCAGCGCTTGCGGGTCGCCATCCACTTTGCAGAGGATTTTGTTGGGCGGTTCATCGTCCTTTGATGAAGGGAAGATCAGGCCATTGTTGGGAAGCAAGTCAACCACTGCCTTTGCCACATCGACCAGGAGTTGAGAGCCGGCCTTGAGGTCGGCGGTTTTGCGCCCTGCCGCAATGAAGTCCTGAACAGGACCGATCGAGATTGCCAGGAGGTGGGTCACAATGAGACGACCTCGGTGCCGACGTGTCCCTTTGCGGCAACAA comes from the Armatimonadota bacterium genome and includes:
- the cas10 gene encoding type III-B CRISPR-associated protein Cas10/Cmr2, whose product is MTHLLAISIGPVQDFIAAGRKTADLKAGSQLLVDVAKAVVDLLPNNGLIFPSSKDDEPPNKILCKVDGDPQALVAQLREAALKTVQNQWSSMMEDKAMNRVKSAIRDESVADDQLNNFLEFYAAWVQESGDYKTDRERVEKLLAGRKATREFALPTSNERVPKSPLDPSRDGIFKVGAGFRLVDSALGYPLWLKPRETLDAISVLKRWKGRASDSAPSTASMAFRSIKPKLDQIKPPELDQMSNLAHDLPAGIDLGDLMFPSRTDQAIKELEEKVDIMPNEALDRARTLLSYHKDHTLANWRKALLSAVGIKGECPPYYAILVADGDRMGKRISEMGRVEEHQEFSNKIAAFANGVSGIVDKHHGFTVYAGGDDVLALLPINTALDCANELRESFKATGCTMSAGIAIVHHMENLHVCLEWARKTEKEAKKERDSVAIALHTRGGEAHTVATKWDDLSAWTKWIQAFDPSKKELARGFPYELRNLTREAKDTALGSNKTVLLEEGKRIIERKEGGQSTLLEDKWFNDAETLETFSKLLIIARFLAEYYQWKVK